From Microbacterium invictum, the proteins below share one genomic window:
- the rpsE gene encoding 30S ribosomal protein S5 yields MSDNKETEVTTEQTAAAGAEAPAAEAPAEREREPRRGGRERNQGRDSRNSRDRGDNQFLERVVTINRVSKVVKGGRRFSFTALVVVGDGNGLVGVGYGKAREVPLAISKGVEEAKRNFFRVPRVGSTIPHPVQGEAAAGVVLLRPAAAGTGVIAGGPVRAVLECAGIHDVLSKSLGSSNTINIVHATVTALKMLEEPRAVAARRGLDYDAVVPEIIIRNEAKAAAAQKAGV; encoded by the coding sequence GTGAGTGACAACAAGGAGACCGAAGTGACCACCGAGCAGACGGCAGCTGCCGGGGCCGAGGCCCCCGCCGCCGAGGCGCCCGCCGAGCGCGAGCGCGAGCCGCGTCGCGGTGGCCGCGAGCGCAACCAGGGTCGCGACAGCCGCAACTCGCGTGACCGGGGCGACAACCAGTTCCTCGAGCGCGTCGTCACGATCAACCGCGTGTCGAAGGTCGTCAAGGGTGGTCGTCGCTTCAGCTTCACGGCGCTGGTCGTCGTGGGCGATGGCAACGGACTCGTCGGCGTCGGCTACGGCAAGGCCCGCGAGGTGCCCCTGGCCATCTCGAAGGGTGTCGAAGAGGCCAAGCGCAACTTCTTCCGCGTGCCCCGCGTCGGCTCGACCATCCCGCACCCCGTGCAGGGTGAGGCAGCCGCCGGTGTGGTGCTCCTGCGTCCGGCCGCCGCCGGTACCGGTGTCATCGCCGGTGGCCCGGTGCGTGCCGTGCTCGAGTGCGCCGGCATCCACGATGTGCTGTCGAAGTCGCTCGGTTCGTCGAACACGATCAACATCGTGCACGCGACCGTCACGGCGCTGAAGATGCTCGAAGAGCCCCGCGCCGTGGCCGCTCGCCGTGGCCTCGACTACGACGCCGTCGTGCCCGAGATCATCATCCGCAACGAGGCCAAGGCCGCCGCTGCGCAGAAGGCAGGTGTCTGA
- the rplR gene encoding 50S ribosomal protein L18, producing MAVKSKTDARARRHARLRKKVVGTEARPRLVVTRSARHVFVQLVDDSKGQTVASASTLENDLRAFDGDKTAKARKVGELVAERAKAAGVEDVVFDRGGNRYAGRVAAIAEGAREGGLNL from the coding sequence ATGGCTGTGAAGTCGAAGACCGACGCGCGTGCGCGTCGTCACGCCCGCCTTCGCAAGAAGGTCGTGGGCACCGAGGCGCGCCCGCGCCTGGTCGTGACCCGTTCCGCCCGCCACGTTTTCGTGCAGCTGGTGGACGACAGCAAGGGCCAGACCGTGGCATCCGCTTCCACGCTCGAGAACGACCTCCGCGCGTTCGACGGTGACAAGACCGCCAAGGCCCGCAAGGTCGGCGAGCTGGTCGCCGAGCGCGCCAAGGCCGCCGGCGTCGAGGACGTCGTGTTCGACCGTGGCGGCAACCGCTACGCCGGTCGCGTCGCCGCGATCGCCGAGGGCGCCCGCGAAGGAGGGCTGAACCTGTGA
- the rplF gene encoding 50S ribosomal protein L6 has translation MSRIGRLPIDIPAGVTITVDGRDVQVKGPKGELALTVAQPIEVKVEEDQVVVSRPDDERESRSLHGLTRTLINNNIIGVTEGYTKGLEVVGTGYRVQQKGTAIEFALGFSHPVLVEAPTGITLTVEGNNKVTVSGIDKQAVGEAAANIRKIRKPEPYKGKGVRYAGEVVRRKAGKAGK, from the coding sequence ATGTCGCGTATTGGACGTCTTCCCATCGACATTCCCGCCGGCGTGACCATCACGGTCGACGGCCGGGATGTGCAGGTCAAGGGCCCGAAGGGTGAGCTCGCGCTCACCGTCGCGCAGCCCATCGAGGTCAAGGTCGAGGAGGACCAGGTCGTGGTCTCCCGTCCCGACGACGAGCGCGAGTCGCGTTCGCTGCACGGACTGACCCGCACCCTCATCAACAACAACATCATCGGCGTCACCGAGGGCTACACCAAGGGCCTGGAGGTTGTCGGCACCGGCTACCGCGTGCAGCAGAAGGGCACCGCGATCGAGTTCGCGCTCGGCTTCTCGCACCCGGTGCTCGTCGAGGCCCCCACCGGCATCACCCTGACCGTCGAAGGCAACAACAAGGTCACGGTCAGCGGCATCGACAAGCAGGCCGTCGGTGAGGCCGCCGCCAACATCCGCAAGATCCGCAAGCCCGAGCCGTACAAGGGCAAGGGTGTGCGGTACGCGGGCGAGGTCGTCCGTCGCAAGGCCGGAAAGGCTGGTAAGTAA
- the rpsH gene encoding 30S ribosomal protein S8 gives MVMTDPVADMLTRLRNANSAHHDTVALPSSKLKTTIAEILQQEGYIAGFEVSDARVGQTLTLTLKYGPNRERSIAGIKRVSKPGLRVYARSTELPKVLGGLGVAILSTSSGLLTDRQAEQKGVGGEVLAYVW, from the coding sequence ATGGTAATGACAGACCCGGTCGCAGATATGCTGACCCGTCTGCGCAATGCGAACTCGGCGCACCACGACACCGTGGCACTGCCCAGCTCGAAGCTCAAGACCACCATCGCCGAGATCCTCCAGCAGGAGGGCTACATCGCCGGCTTCGAGGTCTCCGACGCGCGCGTCGGCCAGACGCTCACGCTGACGCTGAAGTACGGCCCGAACCGCGAGCGGTCGATCGCCGGCATCAAGCGCGTGTCGAAGCCCGGTCTGCGCGTGTACGCACGCTCGACCGAACTGCCCAAGGTCCTCGGTGGCCTGGGTGTCGCGATCCTGTCCACCTCCTCCGGTCTTCTGACCGACCGGCAGGCCGAGCAGAAGGGCGTCGGCGGGGAAGTCCTCGCCTACGTGTGGTGA
- the rplE gene encoding 50S ribosomal protein L5: MSTTTAAAAGKIQPRLKQKYQAEIKTALQEEFGYPNVMQIPGIVKVVVNTGVGEAARDSKVIDGAVADLVKITGQKPVVTKARKSIAQFKLREGQAIGAHVTLRGDRAWEFIDRLVNLSLPRIRDFRGLSPKQFDGHGNYTFGLQEQAVFHEIDQDKIDRVRGFDITIVTTANSDDEGRSLLRHLGFPFKADDAQ, from the coding sequence ATGAGCACCACCACTGCCGCGGCGGCTGGCAAGATCCAGCCCCGCCTGAAGCAGAAGTACCAGGCCGAGATCAAGACGGCGCTGCAGGAAGAGTTCGGCTACCCGAACGTCATGCAGATCCCCGGGATCGTCAAGGTCGTCGTCAACACCGGCGTCGGTGAGGCCGCGCGCGACAGCAAGGTCATCGATGGCGCGGTCGCAGACCTCGTCAAGATCACCGGCCAGAAGCCGGTCGTCACGAAGGCCCGCAAGTCCATCGCGCAGTTCAAGCTGCGTGAGGGCCAGGCCATCGGCGCGCACGTCACCCTCCGTGGTGACCGTGCGTGGGAGTTCATCGACCGTCTCGTGAACCTCTCGCTGCCCCGCATCCGCGACTTCCGCGGCCTGTCGCCCAAGCAGTTCGACGGACACGGCAACTACACGTTCGGTCTGCAGGAGCAGGCGGTCTTCCACGAGATCGACCAGGACAAGATCGACCGCGTCCGCGGCTTCGACATCACCATCGTCACCACGGCGAACAGCGATGACGAGGGCCGTTCGCTGCTGCGTCACCTCGGCTTCCCGTTCAAGGCCGACGACGCACAGTAA
- the rplX gene encoding 50S ribosomal protein L24, whose product MAKIKKGDLVQVITGPKPERGGDRGKQGKVLEILVEQNRIIVEGVNYVTKHNRVGQSQRGAKTGGIETMEAPIHISNVALVDPETKKPTRVGHRVEDQTKDGVKRTVRVRYAKKSGKDL is encoded by the coding sequence ATGGCGAAGATCAAGAAGGGCGACCTGGTTCAGGTCATCACGGGCCCCAAGCCCGAGCGCGGCGGCGACCGCGGCAAGCAGGGCAAGGTCCTCGAGATCCTTGTCGAGCAGAACCGCATCATCGTCGAAGGCGTGAACTACGTCACCAAGCACAACCGCGTGGGCCAGTCCCAGCGCGGCGCGAAGACGGGCGGCATCGAAACGATGGAAGCCCCCATCCACATCTCCAATGTCGCGCTCGTCGACCCCGAGACCAAGAAGCCGACCCGCGTCGGCCACCGGGTCGAGGACCAGACGAAGGACGGCGTCAAGCGCACCGTCCGCGTGCGCTACGCGAAGAAGTCAGGCAAGGACCTCTGA
- the rplN gene encoding 50S ribosomal protein L14, with amino-acid sequence MIQNESRLKVADNTGAKELLTIRVLGGSNRRYAGLGDIIVATVKDAIPGGNVKKGDVVKAVIVRTKKQTRRPDGSYIKFDENAAVILKTDGEPRGTRIFGPVGRELRDKKFMKIVSLAPEVI; translated from the coding sequence GTGATTCAGAACGAGTCCCGCCTCAAGGTCGCCGACAACACCGGCGCCAAGGAGCTGCTCACCATCCGCGTGCTCGGTGGGTCCAACCGCCGCTACGCCGGTCTGGGCGACATCATCGTGGCGACCGTCAAGGACGCGATCCCGGGCGGCAACGTCAAGAAGGGCGATGTGGTCAAGGCCGTCATCGTCCGCACCAAGAAGCAGACCCGTCGTCCCGACGGTTCGTACATCAAGTTCGACGAGAACGCCGCCGTCATCCTGAAGACCGACGGGGAGCCCCGTGGCACCCGCATCTTCGGACCGGTCGGTCGTGAGCTTCGTGACAAGAAGTTCATGAAGATCGTCTCGCTGGCCCCGGAGGTCATCTGA
- the rpsQ gene encoding 30S ribosomal protein S17: MADTTEKKAPAKKAPAKKAAAEKVETVEAPVQAAGHESAAHDVRDVDARGYRKSRRGYVVSDKMDKTIVVEVEDRVKHPLYGKVIRRTSKVKAHDEGNTAGIGDLVVINETRPLSATKRWRLVEILEKAK; encoded by the coding sequence ATGGCTGACACGACCGAGAAGAAGGCGCCCGCCAAGAAGGCTCCGGCCAAGAAGGCCGCTGCCGAGAAGGTGGAGACCGTCGAGGCTCCCGTGCAGGCTGCCGGACACGAGTCGGCCGCGCACGACGTGCGCGACGTCGACGCCCGTGGCTACCGCAAGTCGCGTCGCGGCTATGTCGTCAGCGACAAGATGGACAAGACGATCGTCGTCGAGGTCGAGGACCGCGTGAAGCACCCCCTCTACGGCAAGGTCATCCGTCGCACCTCGAAGGTGAAGGCGCACGATGAGGGCAACACTGCCGGCATCGGCGACCTCGTCGTCATCAACGAGACCCGCCCGCTGAGCGCCACCAAGCGCTGGCGTCTGGTGGAGATTCTGGAGAAGGCCAAGTGA
- the rpmC gene encoding 50S ribosomal protein L29: protein MAVGTKTLAPSELDTFEDQRLVEELRKAKEELFNLRFQSATGQLESHGRIRAVKRDIARLYTVIRERELGIRATPAPAEVATKAKKKAKKADAADEAVKEEAE from the coding sequence ATGGCTGTCGGCACCAAGACGCTCGCCCCGAGCGAGCTGGACACGTTCGAGGACCAGCGCCTCGTCGAGGAGCTGCGCAAGGCCAAGGAAGAGCTGTTCAACCTGCGCTTCCAGTCGGCCACCGGCCAGCTCGAGAGCCACGGTCGCATCCGCGCCGTCAAGCGCGACATCGCGCGGCTCTACACCGTCATCCGTGAGCGCGAGCTCGGCATCCGTGCCACCCCCGCGCCCGCTGAAGTGGCGACGAAGGCGAAGAAGAAGGCCAAGAAGGCGGATGCCGCTGACGAGGCCGTGAAGGAAGAGGCCGAGTAA
- the rplP gene encoding 50S ribosomal protein L16, protein MLIPRKVKYRKQHHPGRSGQATGGTKVSFGEYGIQALTPAYVTNRQIESARIAMTRHIKRGGKVWINIYPDRPLTKKPAETRMGSGKGSPEWWVANVKPGRVLFEVAGVDETLAREALTRAIHKLPLKARIIKREEGDA, encoded by the coding sequence ATGCTTATTCCCCGTAAGGTCAAGTACCGCAAGCAGCACCACCCGGGCCGCTCGGGCCAGGCCACCGGCGGCACGAAGGTCTCCTTCGGCGAGTACGGTATCCAGGCCCTCACGCCCGCTTACGTGACCAACCGTCAGATCGAGTCCGCTCGTATCGCGATGACCCGTCACATCAAGCGCGGCGGCAAGGTGTGGATCAACATCTACCCCGACCGTCCGCTCACCAAGAAGCCGGCTGAAACCCGCATGGGTTCCGGTAAGGGCTCGCCCGAGTGGTGGGTCGCGAACGTCAAGCCGGGTCGCGTGCTGTTCGAGGTCGCGGGTGTCGATGAGACGCTCGCCCGCGAGGCGCTGACCCGTGCAATCCACAAGCTGCCCCTGAAGGCACGCATCATCAAGCGCGAGGAGGGCGACGCATAA
- the rpsC gene encoding 30S ribosomal protein S3 yields MGQKVSPYGFRLGITTDHVSRWFSDSTKPGQRYADYVAEDIKIRNLLKSNLDRAGVSRIEIERTRDRVRVDIHTARPGIVIGRRGAEAERIRADLEKLTGKQIQLNILEVKNPEADAQLVAQGIAEQLAARVAFRRAMRKGLQGAQRAGAKGVRIQVSGRLGGAEMSRSEFYREGRVPLHTLRANIDYGFYEAKTTFGRIGVKVWIYKGDLTNKELAREQANQKPSRDRGGDRRRGPRNEAPVAEGASA; encoded by the coding sequence ATGGGACAGAAAGTCAGCCCCTACGGCTTCCGCCTCGGCATCACCACGGACCACGTGTCACGTTGGTTCTCGGACTCCACCAAGCCCGGCCAGCGCTACGCCGACTACGTGGCCGAGGACATCAAGATCCGCAACCTGCTGAAGTCGAACCTCGACCGCGCAGGCGTGAGCCGCATCGAGATCGAGCGCACGCGTGACCGCGTTCGCGTCGACATCCACACCGCCCGTCCGGGCATCGTCATCGGCCGCCGCGGCGCCGAGGCCGAGCGCATCCGCGCCGACCTCGAGAAGCTGACCGGCAAGCAGATCCAGCTGAACATCCTCGAGGTCAAGAACCCCGAGGCCGACGCTCAGCTGGTCGCGCAGGGCATCGCCGAGCAGCTCGCTGCCCGCGTGGCGTTCCGTCGCGCGATGCGCAAGGGTCTGCAGGGCGCGCAGCGCGCCGGCGCCAAGGGTGTCCGCATCCAGGTGTCGGGTCGTCTGGGCGGCGCCGAGATGAGCCGTTCGGAGTTCTACCGCGAAGGCCGTGTGCCCCTGCACACCCTGCGCGCGAACATCGACTACGGCTTCTACGAGGCCAAGACCACCTTCGGACGCATCGGCGTGAAGGTCTGGATCTACAAGGGCGACCTCACCAACAAGGAGCTCGCTCGCGAGCAGGCCAACCAGAAGCCTTCGCGTGACCGTGGCGGCGACCGCCGTCGTGGCCCGCGCAACGAGGCCCCCGTCGCAGAAGGAGCGTCTGCCTGA
- the rplV gene encoding 50S ribosomal protein L22 has product MVESIARVKHIRVTPQKARRVVALIKGKQAQEALAILKFAPQGASEPIYKLVASAVANARVAADKDGEYLDEQDLYVVNAYVDEGTTLKRFQPRAQGRAFQIKKRTSHITVKLATPEVAEQATSNKKASK; this is encoded by the coding sequence ATGGTCGAATCCATCGCACGCGTCAAGCACATTCGCGTGACCCCTCAGAAGGCTCGTCGTGTCGTCGCGCTCATCAAGGGCAAGCAGGCTCAGGAAGCTCTGGCGATCCTGAAGTTCGCGCCCCAGGGTGCCAGCGAGCCGATCTACAAGCTCGTTGCATCTGCGGTCGCCAACGCCCGTGTCGCAGCGGACAAGGACGGCGAGTATCTGGACGAGCAGGACCTGTACGTGGTCAACGCGTACGTGGACGAGGGCACGACGCTCAAGCGTTTCCAGCCCCGTGCACAGGGTCGCGCGTTCCAGATCAAGAAGCGCACGAGCCACATCACGGTCAAGCTCGCGACCCCCGAGGTCGCCGAGCAGGCCACGAGCAACAAGAAGGCGAGCAAGTAA
- the rpsS gene encoding 30S ribosomal protein S19 — protein sequence MPRSLKKGPFVDEHLLRKVVTQNEAGTKNVIKTWSRRSMIVPAMLGHTIAVHDGRKHIPVFVSETMVGHKLGEFAPTRTFRGHEKDDKKGRRR from the coding sequence ATGCCTCGCAGTCTTAAGAAGGGCCCCTTCGTCGACGAGCACCTGCTCCGTAAGGTGGTCACCCAGAACGAAGCCGGTACCAAGAACGTCATCAAGACCTGGTCCCGTCGCTCGATGATCGTCCCGGCCATGCTGGGTCACACGATCGCCGTGCACGACGGACGCAAGCACATCCCCGTGTTCGTGTCCGAGACCATGGTCGGTCACAAGCTGGGCGAGTTCGCGCCCACCCGCACCTTCCGCGGCCACGAGAAGGACGACAAGAAGGGCCGCCGCCGCTGA
- the rplB gene encoding 50S ribosomal protein L2, whose translation MAIRKYKPTTPGRRGSSVADFAEITRSTPEKSLLRPLSKTGGRNNQGRITTRHIGGGHKRQYRVIDFRRNDKDGVNAKVAHIEYDPNRTARIALLHYFDGEKRYILAPNKLQQGDVVESGAGADIKPGNNLPLRNIPTGTVIHAIELRPGGGAKIARSAGASVRLVAKDGPYAQLRLPSGEIRNVDARCRATIGEVGNAEQSNINWGKAGRNRWKGIRPTVRGVAMNPVDHPHGGGEGKTSGGRHPVSPWGQSEGRTRRPNLESDKYIVRRRNAGKKRK comes from the coding sequence ATGGCTATTCGCAAGTACAAGCCCACGACCCCGGGTCGTCGCGGTTCGTCGGTGGCCGACTTCGCCGAGATCACCCGATCGACGCCCGAGAAGTCGCTGCTGCGCCCGCTGAGCAAGACCGGTGGTCGCAACAACCAGGGCCGCATCACGACCCGTCACATCGGTGGTGGCCACAAGCGCCAGTACCGCGTCATCGACTTCCGTCGCAATGACAAGGACGGCGTGAACGCCAAGGTCGCTCACATCGAGTACGACCCCAACCGCACCGCGCGCATCGCGCTGCTGCACTACTTCGACGGCGAGAAGCGGTACATCCTCGCGCCGAACAAGCTGCAGCAGGGTGACGTCGTCGAGTCGGGTGCCGGCGCTGACATCAAGCCCGGCAACAACCTGCCGCTGCGCAACATCCCCACCGGTACCGTGATCCACGCGATCGAGCTCCGCCCCGGCGGCGGCGCGAAGATCGCCCGGTCGGCCGGTGCGTCGGTTCGCCTCGTCGCCAAAGACGGCCCCTACGCGCAGCTTCGCCTGCCCTCGGGTGAGATCCGCAACGTCGACGCGCGCTGCCGTGCGACCATCGGCGAGGTCGGCAACGCCGAGCAGTCGAACATCAACTGGGGCAAGGCCGGCCGCAACCGCTGGAAGGGCATCCGCCCGACCGTGCGTGGTGTCGCCATGAACCCCGTCGACCACCCGCACGGTGGTGGTGAGGGCAAGACGTCCGGTGGACGTCACCCCGTCAGCCCGTGGGGTCAGTCCGAAGGCCGGACCCGTCGCCCCAACCTGGAGAGCGACAAGTACATCGTTCGTCGGCGCAACGCCGGCAAGAAGCGGAAGTAG
- the rplW gene encoding 50S ribosomal protein L23: MTTANVALNKDPREVILKPVVSEKSYGLIDEGKYTFLVDPRATKTEIKLAIEKIFGVKVAAVNTLNRTGKARRTRFGTGKRKDTKRAIVTLKSGTIDIFTAVG; this comes from the coding sequence ATGACTACTGCGAACGTCGCCCTGAACAAGGACCCGCGCGAGGTCATCCTCAAGCCGGTCGTCTCCGAGAAGAGCTACGGGCTCATCGACGAGGGCAAGTACACGTTCCTCGTGGACCCCCGCGCGACCAAGACCGAGATCAAGCTCGCCATCGAGAAGATCTTCGGCGTGAAGGTCGCCGCGGTGAACACGCTCAACCGCACGGGCAAGGCCCGCCGCACCCGCTTCGGCACCGGCAAGCGCAAGGACACCAAGCGCGCCATCGTGACCCTGAAGTCGGGCACCATCGACATCTTCACGGCCGTCGGCTGA